The DNA window CCGTCCCCGACGCAAGTGTTCAACGTAGgtgcccaatttttttttcttgttatcatATTTGTCATCTGATCTGACCTGTTTGATGAAGGTGAGCTCTTGCCGCATTTTTAAGCTTCGTCTAAATTGAGCGCTTCACCCAATTTGAAATCTTGCTCTGTCAAAAATAAGTGTCGAATCAGTGCTTTGTCCTTTCTGAACGATCTTCAGTCAAAATCAAGTCATCTGTTTTGGGTCCATCTGCTTTGAAACGTTGAAATCACAACGGAGTGTTTTACCCTTTAAGAATTTCCTTAATTGTAAGTTTTGTTCGTTTTGACACTTTTAATCAACATTGCTTTAGCGTTTGATTAAAATGGCCGTCGTCTTCAGTGACAGAAATTTGGCAGGGGGATCCTAATTTCAGTAAGTCGTCCACGACTAAACTTATTGCAGTGTCAGTCACCATCTTAagctttcattctctttattacCATCTTTTCATAGCCATAACATCAGTTCTTAATGTTGCttgttttacagattttatacaagaaaaacaaaacagaaaaaaagactaaGGTGAAAAactattaatacaaatatattcacGTTTCTCTTTACAAGGAAGGATCAGTACAAGCATTCAGTAGTTTGACTGAGCCTGAGGTCTTTGTGTTCCGGACAAAACGGCTCCTAACCACATTGACACCGTCGCGCCTCGCGGTAAGCGGGCCCGAAAGTTTCGCTTCCGTGTTCTGGCGACCACCGTTAAAGATTCGGAGACCCTGGTGACCCAGAGATTGCCGGACGGCAACAATACAATCTTCAGACTCGCCGGTTGCAGTTGTGATGTAATGCGTTTTTTAAAAGGAGTTCTCGTATCTTCGCAAGCATTAGTTGCTTCTGGCTTCTTTATTTGTTGAAGCGAGTCCAAAGCTAACCTGATGCAGTTGACGGTGAATCGAAAATTATCTAATAAAGAGATGACGCATGCGCAcagcaaagcagtcatggtaacaacacgttcatattttttattaataataaacggAAAATCTACCAGGTTTGGGGAGTCTTGGCTCAGATTTGTCCATTGTAAGCATTAGATACACTTTGTTCGACGAAAGGGCAGatagaataacaacaacaatattattaaGTATAATAATTTGTAAACCAGCGACGCTGGGTTTGGGTGCATACATCAGTTTCAACTTTGTCGTCAATTCTGATCCGTGTACTGATTTATATACTTGAAATGACAAACCCTCATGTGTCCTCATATACTCCTACTGCATGCCAAATATAAGGCAAGTACTTGGAGGTGTTTTCGAGAAAAAATGATTTGTGAAAATTCGGTTATAAAACCAAacactgaggcactttcagccattcggcgATTTAGACAGTAAAACGAGGGAGTTGGgatggctggacagcaagattgaagaaaggaagagtcATAGAGGTCAAGCAAAGCGCTAAAAAGTGGGTAATGCAAGGGGGCAGAGGCATGCTGCAAACAATCCCAAGAAGTAAACCCTTGAGACAACACTTTCAAGGCCAAAGGCATTAACTCATGAGCTCAAATGCGTTAGTGATTCCAGAGTTAACAAAAGTAGATGTGTTCAGCATTTAATACTGCAAATGGCCCTGAGGAATAACTGGATCCCGCCGGAACGGACACGTGTAGGTAGGAGGAAGCATTTATTCATCATTGTATAGGCCTACTCGACAAAGTCACAGAACACGCCGGCTCTGGCACGTCCTGCATCGCAACCAGAAAGACTTACGCCTGATCAAATgattgctttttctcttttttatgtgaAATGACCACTTTCCCATGGTTGTCATGTGATGAGATGGCATAGCAAATTTTCGAAAGCGAACGAGGTTACTCCCCTTACCACATCTGTAACCTCGTTCGCTTTCGAAAATTTGCCAATCACATGACCAACTCTTAGGAAACTGGTCATTTCACAAAAAGTAATGTTGCagtcataataatataataatagtcaAATGATGTGCTTGCATTGTGAGCTCCTCCAAAACGTCAGGCGTCTTGCATTTAAACTGCTCGCGAAGAGAGATGTATAGCTTGTGCTTGGCATGGTTATAGCCATTTTCAGTGTAGGATTTCTTTCtaggtacagtcactcaaaaatgttttgcaacatgttccagaagttttcgttcacctaacagtaatttgttcttttgatattcacaaggaaatgtaattttcttattcgattttggttattaatcatacggttaacaatataaaaaagaatggtgagtgaaaaattcatattacgaaaaatgacgaaacattttgaaaaatttcacttcagatgattgggcaaaagagtcaaagaagaaactatatctcaaatccagataaaagcttatagactaataaataatattgaataaccatcaatgaaattatttataaataaagaaagaaagaattcaaccattatcgttgtcaaaaacagaaaagaaaaatctcataacgtcgtatgttatcgtgtgactccacattcaggcaggaaaagtttaagctgtctcgtcacttgcaccgataagatgggcaataGACTAAGCCGCACCACAATCagtagcttgcataagactaatgtttctattgtagatattgctcggcagcttagcgtaaataaaacaaccatgtatagaggatacaacaacagagaaacgaggaaacatgataaattcattgtaaaaactggaggacaacccattgttgcactactgttaaagatcatcatcggatgatcacttaaggagctccgcctaactcctcACTGACAACCGAttttgctataaagagagaacattacgctctcccttcaagtggctgctcaaaccatccgtaacaggctacatgagaccaagatattatttcatcatactcctgtcaagaacacttcatatcagcgaaacacaaagaatagatgctagggtttgcattataatatatccagtggccgatgattgcTGTACAAGTCATCTTTTGAGACGAGGAGGAGACATtttccactgatgagcatggtagtcttcttcactgctggcatttagcattaactaaattaatgttgaacttctagctaattttaattctttagaaacttagataataagaaatacaaacataggcgttatatattcagttaacttcataagggcatcaaaatgataggcctaagtagcaatgaaagaaatgaaaattacacatgataatggcattatatatatatatatatatatatatatatatatatatatatatatatatatacatatatatatatatatatatatatatgtatgtatgtatgtatgtatgtatgtatgtatgtgtgtgtgcgattatattctatgtattattaaaaatagacgtgaaatctgttagtctagttcagtatattttatactaagtttcactagttcacaatatacataggattagtcattcaaaaatttaattaataataatgtgaagcaaatctttacaaaagtcgtatttgttgatgttaataagactaatagttcaacttaaacagtcataggcctatgtctacaaagttcacacatacaaggagataaaacaacgatagtgatggcagttggagatgaaaatattaaagcataagaacagcgatgacctctgaagtattatagtaacatcctttaattaagtaaaatatgacaacagtaagcagtatcagaaaaagccctgtttaaggaaactacaggtaatttctcggacccaccactgagtgttcagttgtttcacgcgcttacaactgagttgccaaatagcgccagatgtcgctattataagctgtttgtccgaaaacttttgaagtatgttgcaaaacttttttgagtgattgtacaatAGAAAAAGAGCATACTTAGTAAATGTAATTGTACTTTTGGGCAAGGATACCATGAGCATTGTAtattctttcagtttactcaagaaTTGGCATAGGGTCGTTGCAAATCAATCATTTGCAGTTATGACATACCACCATTCACAAGTGGTACTCTTACCCATAGCATAAAAACTTCCATTCGGCGATTTAGACAATAAAACGAGGGAGTTGgaatggctggacagcaagattgaagaaaggaagagtcATAGAGGTTAAGCAAAGTGCTAAAAAGTGGGTAATGCACGGGGACAAAGGCATGCTGCAAACAATCTCAAGAAGTAAACCCTTGAGATAACATTTTCAAGGCCAACAGTATTAACTCATGAGCTCAAATGTGTTTGTGGTCCCAGAGTCAACAAAAACAGATGTGTTCAGCATTTAATACTGTAAATGGCCTTGAGGGACAACTGGATCCCGCCGGAACGGACACGTGTACAGTAGGTGGGAGGAAGATTTACTCGACAAAGTCACATGAACACGCCTGCTCTGGCACGTCCTGAATCGCAGATCGCCTTATCAAATGATTGCTTTTTATCGCtttttttgtgaaatgaccaGTTTCGGCTCTTGGGAAACTGGTCATTTCACAAAAAGCAATGTTGCagtcataataatataataatagtcaAATGTGCTTGCATTGCAAGCTCCTCCAAAATGTCAGGCGTCTTGCATTTAAACTGCTCGCTAAGAGAGATTTATAGCTTGTGCTTGGCATTGTTATAGCCATTTTCAGTGTAGGATTTCTTTCCAGGTACAATAGAAAAAGAGCATACTTAGTAAATATAATTGTACTTTTGGGTAAGGATACCATGATCATTGTAtattctttcagtttactcaagaaTTGGCAAAGGGTCGTTGCAAATCAATCATCTTTTGTAGTCATGACATACCACCATTCACAAGAGTTACTCTTATCCGTAGCATAAAAACTTCCATTGAAGAAGAAAGTTTGTTGTCGCACATCTGATCTCTATCTTATCCCTTCAGAATTAATCTTATCTTTAGTAGAATCAGGCACATTTCCTCGATGCTCCTAGGCAGTGGCTCAACCCCTCTCAGCAGCATATCTTGATTGTTTGCAGGAATTACCGGCAAGACCGGCACCCACCGAATCTGAGAATGACTCGGCTTTCGTCATCACAAAGGTAAACGATTGTCAATAGTTGGAtaatacttttcattattttaagggTCGGTAAAAATCCAACAACAAGCAAAATGAAAGTTTACAATAAAGGATGAAATAGTCAACTAAAAGCATATTATTTCCATAGTTCAGAGGATAGTTTCTTCAACGGCGAATGGATCAGAAAGGCCACCGTTTGGGAAGAGTGCTTCGAGTTGTGTAACAACCTGGGGTGCTACCTCATCTGGTATCAGCTGGATCTCAGGAGCAAAGCTCCGCTTGAAGAAGCTCATGTGAGAAGGGCCCTGTCTCTTCTGTACAGGTTagtaagttaaaaagaaatagtaaatttCAATGATTGACGACggatggacataaaaaaaaaattaatagggcCTGTGCAAGAGTTCGTTTAGGTATTGACAAGACAACACTGAAAACCAAATGATATATCAAGAATAACAAGACAAGAATAAGCCTACTTCAGAATGCAAAACGTTAGTGGGTCTATTATTTTGATAGCAAAGAGAGAGTCAGAGTTCCCTCTAGCAGGCGGTCACTTCAGCCCGGCAAGAAGAAAAAAACTCTTGCAAACATTCTGAACAGTTTGCTTTTCACAGTCGGAGACCAATTTGTAAATGGATTCTGTGCACTTCCGCCACACTCGTGATTATTGGGGTTGAAGTTTATTTTACGAGTTGatgtcaacattatttttggACAAAGTGTTGCAGTGGATGTAACGAATACAGTGGAAGTGAGATAATTTCCATTTGCAGCAACAGACTTGTACAGTAAGCTCCTACTTGATGtcaggaagaatgaaaatattaagtctTCAGTAAAAAATTGATGACCTATTTTCCGAATGAATCTCCGGCAGTCTGCTAACGACTCTTAGGGCAAATAGATTTAAAGGCCTCGCAAAGCACCTTTGGAGGAGTTACAAGTAAGTTTGGGGAGGTTAGGCTGCGGATGGGGGTTCAGGGTCAGGGAAGGACctggcaccctaggttaggttaggttagggtgccTCTTTGTAACTATCCTTGATAATAGTTTCATGCATTATAGTATTTTGGCAATTGTTACCGGTGACATGGATGAGCTGTGTATTCTGTCGACTGACTGTGTTGTGATATATGCATTCCCTACCTTTCTGAGATATTTTTTGCACTCTATTTTCCCACTCTGTTTTCCCACTGGGGTCCCCGAAATTGATGGATACAGGGGGAATTCTGTGAAATTTGAGGAACCCAGTTCGATGGTTTTCAGGGGTGTCCTCATTTATGATGCAAGTAATCAGACAAATAAGTATttaataatattagttttttaagCTCACAAAACTTCATGTGGACCTGGTTGAAGAATTGCCTGGTGGGTTGTATAGTTAcctaatttacttaattttttataatttaattacatttttatctgtgtatttattaatttgttaatctgttCTTTATAGGTGATCTgaattccccattaccttctgttgctttttgctaatgaacgccatatcctttggaagcgcgaatttcaagttaatgtccctgtgtgcttgttccatataaatagggttcatcttctgagtaaatgatattaataacaagTATTTCAAATATGGAAggtttggatcatgtcaagattaacgaacccaacatctccatgtcaagaacagccaACCCAATGATCCGCATGTAaggaatggccaaccctttccggtccaaactccagttccacatgagggctagtactaaacacggcgaaacagtgattcatctacactgttttgccgtgtttagtactagcccctgggggggtcaaatgtgtttcgccttgtttagtactagcccctaggggatcaaatgtcaggtaccgaagtgttcatgtctagaacagcgaactcGATTATTCCCAtttaaagaataacgaacccaataatcttcttgtaaagaatattgaaccctgctgcgagtgggttcgctaatcttgacacgATTCGAAAGTTTGAAAGAGACCTTTTCTGTCTGGGCGGAGATGGTGTTTACTTCCCCGTGAAACTGTCTGTTTATGACATTGCCTTATCAGTCATctagttgagaaaaaaaaaaaaaagagcgcaaGTTACCTCGTGATAAAACCTTGCAAACTGATTGGTCAGAAGAATTTCTGTACTAACCAATTATGACAAACCTCGGGCGATAAACTAATAGCTAATTTAATTCCTGTAAACTGAGTGAGGCAGTAATGCGTTTGATGGTAGTTGTGTGTTCTGGGACGGGCGAGAAATTCaatatgtctataaatagtgATCTCAGAGTTACACGAAAGAGTAAATTGTTATAGCACAACGAAGTGAAACCATCCAACTTGCATTTGCTGGTTTCGGGAGGGTCTTTGAATTGGCCAGCTGTCTTGTCCAGATAAATATAATAGCGTGCACTGCTGGTTTGACTGAAAATGCTAAGTATGGCAGTGACAGGAAGAATACGGACAGTGCAAATTCCACGTAACAAATTCTCATCTTCCTATTGTACAAAAACACAAGGGTCGACGGACATGATGTCGACGGACATGATGTCGACTGACAAAATATCGACGGACATGATGTCGACGGACATGATGTCGACGGACATGATGTCGACGGACATGATGTCGACGGACATGATGTCGACGGACATGATGCCGACGGTCAAAATGTCGACGGGCAAAATGCAGACATCCGTTCGAACAGGACAAAACGTCGACGAcggtcaataaataaaataaaacaatttaattaactttttacttACAAACTCCCTTTCACTttctcagttttttctctctctctctatctccttttCTATCTGCTCTGTTAATCTATCTATAATAAAGCACGTTAAATATATTAGAATCAACCAGAGATTGAAGAACCTTGACACAAATTATAATCCAGATCAAGGATACAGTTTCTTAACAGCAGTTGTTCATAATTTGTAACACTTGAATCGTtgataaagttttaattaattatgtctcttttgataaagaaattttgtGCTTATCGATGCAATTTTTATCAATTATGGCTTTTGTTTACCAAACCTACCAACATGGCATTGTTctttcaaaagttttcatttatccCGTCGGCATTTTGTCCCCTTTGGACATATTATGTTATTTTGCCTGTCGACATTTTGTCCGTCGACACTATGACGGTCGACATTATGTTCGTCGGCACTGTGGCCGTCGACATTATGACCGTCGACACTATGACCGTCGATACTATGACCGTCGACATTATGTTCGTCGACATTATGACCGTCGACATTACCGTCGACCGTCGACACTATGACCGTCGACACTATGACCGTCGACATTATGTCCGTCGACATTATGACCGTCGACATTATGACCGTCGATACTATGACCGTCGACACTATGACCGTCAACATTATGTCCGTCGACACTATGACCGTCGACACTATGACCGTCGATACTATGACCGTCGACATTATGTTCGTCGACATGACCGTCGACACTATGACCGTCAACATTATGTCGGTCGACACTATGACCGTCGACATCATGTCCGTCGACACTGTGACCGTTGACATTATGTCCGTCGACATTATGTCCATCCGCATTTTGTCTGCACACCAACACAAGTCACCACTTCTCGTCGCGGatagaatattaattttctgcGAGAACttagcccgagagagagagagagagagaagagagagagaaaatcggccTCAAAATGAGAAGCAAACTGAGAGTGTCCTCAAAGCTGTGAACACGAAAAATTATCAGCATAAATCCTATTCAAGTGATGTCCGTGAGTTTTGTTGACTACTTTTAGCGTCACTATAGCACCTAGTCATAGATGGCTATAGTTCACGTTCtaacaaaaagtaaattaattaataaatacctACGTAAGAATGGGCTCTTCAAGCTTTCCCTCTGCTTCATAGTACAAAGAGTTTCGGTTTTTTGGGTCTTTTACAGATTTTAGCAGGTACCCCGTACTTGAAAGCTTTTCAGTACAAGCCCATGACCTGAGCCTTGTGGCTGCCCAGTTATTGAACGCTCAGTAATGAACGTGAGTATCAAGTATAAAATGGTCTGAAAGAAATTCAGACCTCCTTGGGTAAGGTAAGTAAAAGATTGATTTCATAAAATTGTCATTGATATCAGCTCTGAATTTTAAATCTGAGCAGGATCTTGCGGGAGAAGTCAATCCAAAATATTCTACGGTTGCTATTTGAATATTTGTAGCTGGGAGAATAATTTTGTAGCAGGCTCACACTTTTGCAGCACTGTATGCAGACGAGAATGTTGATGATTCAGCCTTTATTTTGTCAgcaatcaaagttttttttttatagcttcttAGTGATTTTATCTCCTGCCACAGAAAATGCCCAGCCTTGAGCCTGTGTTTCGGCAGCCACTCCGGTGAACGGTGGGTCAGAAGAGCAACTAACCCTGAGATAGACTTTAAGGTTTGGGCATTATATTCTCTCCGGATATACTGCGTATGATTTTTTGGGAGTGTTTTATGTTAAAACTTTCGTTCCATTGAGCAATATCTAAATTTTTTGCAGCTTTAACATACTCGTTTCTTCTGggtttttattccatatttaagATGTTGGTTAAGGCCTTGATTATGttccttttttcaacattttgagttaagaaattttcctaaaaataatttttcaaatctttCCAGAAATAATTTGCCTAATtttcatctgaataaaaaaaaacctctgtcctcagatatttatattttatcatttttcatatctTAGGTCCTTCGGAATCAGAATATAGAAGATGTAAGGAAATTCCTCCATAGTTACAAATACAACACAGAGACTGGCCCATTGTTCTGTGCCAGACTACTTCTCAACCCAACTGACTTGAGGTTAGAGGAGGACGATCAGGATCCTAAAATGACCCACATCTCTTATATGTGTTTTGGGTTAGCCCACTGCTTTGCTGATGGGACCTCGAACACCCAAATAATGGGGTTTTTTATCTCTTTGCTTAATGACATCATTGCCAGCAGACCTATAAGCAACGATCCTCTCGGTGTCTTTGTGTCTGATGACCAGACAGCCAAGCTGGTGAGTGAGAAGAAGCAGCTGCTTGAGACGAATCCATCACTCAGGCAAAAGATTGCCAAAGAGATTGAGAAGTACAAGACTGTCCAGCCTCTTTTAATCACGGCTTTCCCAGCTCCGGCTGAGGAGAGAGAATCTGCAAGTTTGGTCAAGACATTAAATCGTGACATAACAAGGAGGTTCTCTCAGAAATGCAAAGAGGAAAGCATTTCTTTCAATACCGGATTATCCGCCATTGTTAATGTGGCCCTGATTGATCTTCTGCTCGAGAATGGCACTGTCAAAGACTCCTATGAAATACAGTGCTTTCATTTGGTCAACCTCCGCCGGTATTGGGAGGTTCAATTGCCAAAAGCCCTGGGGTTGCATATAGGATATGTATTACCCATATACAAAGAGACTCCTAAAGATGCCGGTGGTCATCTTTTCTGGGAATACGCGAGGTCGCTCCACCAGGAGATTCTTCATGAGCTTGATTCAGGAAAGGTGTTGCTATGGCAGGCTTATGAAAATCCATCCTCGAAGAACCTTCCTTACACAGCTGAGTACCTACTGGGGGACAAAAGCTATGTAGGTGACTTTCTAACTTCCAACATGGGTGACGTGACTTCCAAGGTCACGGAGGGAGGGGACCACGTTCAGATCTCTAACGTTCTCAGGTCATCTGCTGGCCACCTATCAGAGTTCCCACTGGAACTTGAATGCCATACATTCCGGGGCAGGTTGTCAATGATATTTAGTTACAACAAAGCTGCAGTTAGTGCACAACTCACTGAGAATCTTTGCAATCGAATAGTATGCAGAATTGAGGAATTTTGTTAATGTCTAAATCAAGAAAATTTTGCCAAGAATTATTTCTTGGAAAGTTCTTTGATTAGTAAACACTTTGTAAAGTGGCTATTTTGATGATTAATTGTATATAGAGTCCACATGATACGTGAAAGGCTGACTGAAAAGTAAGAAATCATCCAGTAAGAGGTTGTTAGCAGTCACTCagtataagtaataaaaatcataatatatgattgtttttgctatttttctttcctttaaccgtgaaatataaatgagGACAAAAAACTCTCTGGACTTAGTGATCTTGTTTTCTGAGCAACTACTCACAAATATGACCAAcattactatacagtatatatatatatatatatatatatatatatatatatatatatatatatatatatatatatatatatatatatacatatatatttatatatatatatatatatatatatatatattatatatatatgtataatcttgaagctacaaatgtttaatattcaattcacactacttcgggaatatccccaatggggaattttcatcaaaggggaatttttgattgataaatggatcagtacaaCCGGGtttcgatccctcgacacagtaccttccgaCTCCAGTCGACAggcaaaccactgagccatcaaaagTGGTATAAGTAAATGCCGAATCTGCGCACTTATTTACcaatcgagagcggggaaattgtactcagattcggcattaacccaTCTCCAccttgatagctcattggtacatttggaacatgcTGGTCTTACTATGAAATTTCTATCgccccgctctcgatgggtaagTAAGTACGCAGATTCGGCACAAATGTTGcctttcttgatggctcagtggtttgaccgtcgactggagctGTTGAAAGGTACTGTttcaagggatcgagacccggcggtaccgatccatttgtcatttaaaaattccccttcattggtaattccccgtcggggatataCGAGTTTTGTGGGTCAAAAGGAAGTCTTTTACACAAAGTAAATCATGAATATGATTTTTTCCCCATAATTGTACTATAGTAATTCTCATTCTGTATTGTGATTCTGCAACATACGAAAAAAGATTTCTCTGAACAGCAACTCATAAGCGAAAGGAACTCTTAAGGTACCGCTAGTTTAGGCAGGAAATATATACTGCGTTTCAATTGGCTGTTAACAACTATAGAAatcgaattctgattggttggcTCGTAGTTGTTACCATGGTAACTTAATGTTTATACACAGTTctcaaatgaaaaactaattcattttaaaaacaaaaagcccAGAATAAAATCTTTCATGCACTATTTAGCCataatatcattataatttttatattgaaagatTTGGAGAGATTTTGCAAATACCTTAACTACTAATACATTTcgttaatattttattcaaagcaCAAATGACGCCTGCTGACTGTGTCTGGATTTTGAAAGCAGGCGACTTTTAGCAGTATCGCCAAAGccagtaaataaaagtttttgaagAATGTTTCAATGATGGCAATCACAAAGGACCTCATAGTCTCTTAATACTCGGAGGaaactaaattttttaaagttttatttatacttttaggAGAAGTATATTTAGTGTTCTATTTTAATAATGGCATAGGCTTTTACGCGAAGTAATTACAGTGTTGTTTGTTGATAGCATTGACAACCAATCAGAATTAGCATAAGGGTAATTTTCATCGATCAGTCCAAACCCAGTACATATTTCCCGCCTAAATTAACAGCTATAGTGAGTTCCTTTGACTTGCGTTCTGTTGGGACGCAAGTGAAAACCCCGGAGTTTTTTGTGTGATGTCTGTCGATAGACATTTTTGAGgttgtttgctttatttatttatttttttagcagcaATTTACAACGTAATTAAAGAAAGGAACTACAACacatctaatttatatataaaaacggtAGTTTCATTTACAAGAAATGAGATTCTTTCTATGCACTGCAATTTCATGGTGTGGGAATATTAATTTATTACGATATTCCCACAGTAAGCATAAATTTCCAAGGTCACCACAAAAGCTAAAAGCAACAATCACGGATAATTGCTGCTTCAGCAGATgacaatttgttaaaaaaattattcagtttttcttattttaattcccAAACGTTCATAATTCCATTGCCGTTGCAGCGAAGGGATCAATTTTTTGCTGTAAGCAACAACCTCCCTCATTATAGTTAGCTGCGATATTGCCAAAATGGATGTCGTCACACTCTTAATAAATATCATATTTACAGTTGAATTTGGATACAAATTACGTTACTTTTTCGAATTATGTggtactttatattttataggttaaatttaattaaaattcatattttgttaaagGCATTAAGAATGTAGTACAATagtcttttctttaagttttGCTGTCATGTGAAGTTAACCATATTTCAAAATTGACCTAAGTACTGCCGCATATTCaaatactgcttttttttttatcccaagcTTATAAATACACATCTACATACACATGAGTTTTAAAATAACAGGACAAAATCGACTTGTACGTTTCAGCAGACGGAATAACATAATATTTGAATATGGTAAAGAAGTGGATTTGTATTTTAGTTGCTCTAAAACAACCATTTTATCACCATGTGCCAGGATAAATAGAAGGTAACAAAGAATTGTTGCTAAGCAGCAATTTTTCGTCATTTATAATCGCTGTTTTCacttaattttggaaaataatagtCCTAACACATAATTCCTTCTTAAAATTATTCTGTAACGTTTAAGAACGTATACTATTC is part of the Macrobrachium rosenbergii isolate ZJJX-2024 chromosome 9, ASM4041242v1, whole genome shotgun sequence genome and encodes:
- the LOC136841878 gene encoding uncharacterized protein isoform X2, with the translated sequence MTRLSSSQSSEDSFFNGEWIRKATVWEECFELCNNLGCYLIWYQLDLRSKAPLEEAHVRRALSLLYRKCPALSLCFGSHSGERWVRRATNPEIDFKVLRNQNIEDVRKFLHSYKYNTETGPLFCARLLLNPTDLRLEEDDQDPKMTHISYMCFGLAHCFADGTSNTQIMGFFISLLNDIIASRPISNDPLGVFVSDDQTAKLVSEKKQLLETNPSLRQKIAKEIEKYKTVQPLLITAFPAPAEERESASLVKTLNRDITRRFSQKCKEESISFNTGLSAIVNVALIDLLLENGTVKDSYEIQCFHLVNLRRYWEVQLPKALGLHIGYVLPIYKETPKDAGGHLFWEYARSLHQEILHELDSGKVLLWQAYENPSSKNLPYTAEYLLGDKSYVGDFLTSNMGDVTSKVTEGGDHVQISNVLRSSAGHLSEFPLELECHTFRGRLSMIFSYNKAAVSAQLTENLCNRIVCRIEEFC
- the LOC136841878 gene encoding uncharacterized protein isoform X1, with the protein product MTRLSSSQSSEDSFFNGEWIRKATVWEECFELCNNLGCYLIWYQLDLRSKAPLEEAHVRRALSLLYRKCPALSLCFGSHSGERWVRRATNPEIDFKVWALYSLRIYCVLRNQNIEDVRKFLHSYKYNTETGPLFCARLLLNPTDLRLEEDDQDPKMTHISYMCFGLAHCFADGTSNTQIMGFFISLLNDIIASRPISNDPLGVFVSDDQTAKLVSEKKQLLETNPSLRQKIAKEIEKYKTVQPLLITAFPAPAEERESASLVKTLNRDITRRFSQKCKEESISFNTGLSAIVNVALIDLLLENGTVKDSYEIQCFHLVNLRRYWEVQLPKALGLHIGYVLPIYKETPKDAGGHLFWEYARSLHQEILHELDSGKVLLWQAYENPSSKNLPYTAEYLLGDKSYVGDFLTSNMGDVTSKVTEGGDHVQISNVLRSSAGHLSEFPLELECHTFRGRLSMIFSYNKAAVSAQLTENLCNRIVCRIEEFC